From a single Streptomyces sp. NBC_00377 genomic region:
- a CDS encoding TetR/AcrR family transcriptional regulator yields the protein MPDVKHFDPDTALDVVMRLFWREGVEATGIQDVVTATGLNRSSLYATFGGKQEMYRAALRRYIEQRSHPAFSRLAGDDRGLPAVHDFFAALIEARCSGAYAQWGCMVSNAHAGGENSDPDIRAVLDRHHGELREALRTALVAAEAKAQLKPGTDPGAAADLLALLAYGVNLRSRAGADAGELTRTVTGALDALRAA from the coding sequence ATGCCGGACGTCAAACACTTCGATCCCGACACGGCCCTGGACGTCGTGATGCGGCTGTTCTGGCGCGAGGGCGTGGAGGCGACCGGGATCCAGGACGTCGTGACGGCCACCGGCCTGAACCGCTCCAGCCTCTACGCCACCTTCGGCGGCAAGCAGGAGATGTACCGTGCCGCACTGCGCCGGTACATCGAGCAACGCTCCCATCCGGCGTTCAGCCGCCTGGCCGGAGACGACCGCGGCCTGCCCGCCGTTCACGACTTCTTCGCCGCGCTGATCGAGGCCCGCTGCTCAGGCGCGTACGCCCAATGGGGCTGCATGGTCTCCAACGCCCATGCCGGCGGCGAGAACAGTGACCCCGACATCCGGGCCGTCCTCGACCGGCACCACGGGGAGCTGCGGGAGGCGCTGCGCACGGCACTCGTCGCCGCCGAGGCCAAGGCTCAGCTCAAACCCGGCACCGACCCCGGGGCCGCGGCCGACCTGCTGGCCTTGCTCGCCTACGGAGTCAATCTACGTTCCCGTGCAGGCGCCGATGCCGGGGAGCTGACGAGGACGGTGACCGGGGCCCTCGACGCGCTGAGGGCCGCGTAG
- a CDS encoding peroxiredoxin-like family protein translates to MTLNAELHAFYTARQQQIPADIRQIMQRTGQELANSGQADRALAVGAQAPLFHLPSAAGNPVSLADLVKTGPVVLSFYRGAWCPYCNIALRALQQHHDEITARGAHLVAVSPQVPDESLSLAEKHQLAFSVLSDVGSDTAKQYGLVFDLPDDLATVYSKLGFDLQRVNGGHPRTLPLPATYVIDRDGVIRWAFVDADYTKRAEPAAVLAALDALG, encoded by the coding sequence ATGACGCTCAACGCCGAGCTGCACGCCTTCTACACAGCCCGCCAGCAGCAGATCCCCGCCGACATCCGGCAGATCATGCAGCGCACCGGCCAGGAACTCGCCAACTCCGGTCAGGCCGACCGCGCACTGGCCGTCGGCGCACAGGCCCCTCTCTTCCACCTGCCGTCCGCGGCCGGCAACCCCGTGAGCCTGGCCGACCTGGTCAAGACCGGCCCCGTCGTCCTGTCCTTCTACCGGGGCGCCTGGTGCCCCTACTGCAACATCGCCCTGCGCGCCCTCCAGCAGCACCACGACGAGATCACCGCACGCGGCGCACACCTCGTCGCGGTCTCTCCGCAAGTCCCCGACGAGTCCCTCTCCCTGGCCGAGAAGCACCAGCTCGCCTTCAGCGTCCTCAGCGACGTCGGCTCCGACACCGCCAAGCAGTACGGCCTCGTCTTCGACCTCCCCGACGACCTCGCAACCGTCTACTCCAAGCTCGGCTTCGACCTCCAACGCGTCAACGGCGGCCACCCGCGCACCCTCCCGCTGCCCGCCACCTACGTCATCGACCGCGACGGCGTGATCCGCTGGGCCTTCGTCGACGCCGACTACACCAAGCGCGCCGAACCCGCCGCCGTCCTGGCCGCCCTCGATGCCCTGGGCTGA
- a CDS encoding DM13 domain-containing protein — MGRVRKALTGPWVIAVVVVAVGAVGFGLYWFQPWKLWQDETVQEALPGVADVSAPAAAPSEETLAPPSPATGPQVLASGELISHEHATSGAVKLVRLADGSRVVRLENLDTSNGPDLRVWLTDAQVKPGKAGWRVFDDGKYVSLGKLKGNKGSQNYALPRDVDPSNYRSVSIWCDRFDVSFGAAELARV, encoded by the coding sequence ATGGGGCGCGTGCGGAAGGCATTGACCGGGCCGTGGGTCATCGCGGTTGTGGTGGTGGCGGTCGGCGCAGTCGGCTTCGGGCTGTACTGGTTTCAGCCCTGGAAGCTGTGGCAGGACGAGACCGTCCAAGAGGCCCTGCCCGGGGTCGCGGACGTGTCCGCTCCTGCTGCGGCGCCCTCGGAAGAGACCCTCGCGCCGCCCTCCCCGGCCACCGGCCCGCAGGTGCTGGCCAGTGGTGAGCTGATCAGCCACGAGCATGCGACTTCGGGCGCGGTGAAGCTCGTACGGCTGGCTGACGGCTCCCGTGTCGTCCGGCTGGAGAACCTCGACACCAGCAACGGTCCGGACTTGCGTGTCTGGTTGACCGACGCGCAGGTGAAGCCGGGGAAGGCTGGATGGCGTGTTTTCGACGACGGGAAGTACGTCAGCCTCGGCAAGCTGAAGGGCAACAAGGGAAGTCAGAACTACGCCCTGCCCCGTGACGTGGATCCGTCGAACTACCGCAGCGTGAGCATCTGGTGCGACCGTTTCGACGTGTCGTTCGGCGCCGCCGAACTCGCCCGTGTCTGA
- a CDS encoding TerD family protein, translating to MSSDSHGVGKAEVRLKWDPSPWDRPPHHLDIIAATYSADAPFGRPVYVVHFDSRSPDGTINMSRHSQTGQGFGYVEAMTLELDRLASSFARVVVGVAIHQNSGPKTFGDLSNAGVLVVEGYRELLKDDFAQLSEHTAATVAEFTRDASGTWEYREMVRGFDSDPVIFTAEMGSTPQP from the coding sequence GTGAGCAGCGACAGCCATGGGGTCGGGAAGGCCGAGGTACGGCTCAAATGGGACCCGAGCCCCTGGGATCGGCCACCCCATCATCTCGACATCATCGCCGCCACCTACTCGGCGGACGCCCCCTTCGGGCGGCCGGTGTACGTCGTCCACTTCGACAGCCGCTCACCGGACGGCACCATCAACATGAGCAGGCACAGCCAGACCGGCCAGGGCTTCGGCTACGTCGAAGCGATGACCCTGGAGCTCGATCGCCTCGCTTCCTCCTTCGCTCGGGTGGTGGTGGGTGTAGCGATCCACCAGAACAGCGGCCCCAAAACCTTCGGCGACCTGTCGAACGCCGGGGTTCTGGTCGTCGAGGGGTACAGGGAGCTACTGAAGGACGACTTCGCACAGCTCTCCGAACACACCGCCGCGACGGTCGCGGAGTTCACCAGGGACGCCTCCGGAACGTGGGAGTACCGCGAGATGGTCCGAGGATTCGACAGCGACCCCGTGATCTTCACCGCCGAGATGGGCAGCACCCCACAGCCCTGA
- a CDS encoding sensor histidine kinase, translated as MSDTLLIALFAFLGALAAGLLGAGVLWLIRRRSLTASLAVVAAVAVTAMLAGTLAVAQAMFLSSHDLSVVTTVVAMAAVVSLVTALLLGRWVVARSRALTAAARSFGDGGHFAAPDGPATAELAALSRELATTSAKLTESRDRERALETSRRELVAWISHDLRTPLAGLRAMSEALEDGVAADPHRYLRQMRTEVERLNGMVGDLFELSRIHAGALALSPSRMSVYDLVGDALAGADALAREYGVWLVGDRVEPVPVEVDGKEMSRVLGNLLVNAIRRTPSDGTVAVTAERFSDGVVLSVTDGCGGIPEEDLPRVFDTGWRGTHARTPPAGAGLGLAIVRGIVEAHRGRAAVRNVPGGCRFEVTLPLAEA; from the coding sequence GTGAGCGACACCCTCCTCATCGCCCTCTTCGCCTTCCTCGGCGCTCTGGCGGCCGGACTGCTCGGGGCGGGCGTGCTGTGGCTGATCCGGCGACGCTCGCTGACCGCATCCCTCGCCGTGGTCGCCGCCGTGGCCGTGACCGCCATGCTCGCGGGAACGCTGGCCGTGGCGCAGGCGATGTTCCTGTCCTCGCACGACCTGAGCGTCGTCACCACGGTCGTGGCGATGGCGGCCGTCGTCTCCCTGGTCACCGCGCTGCTGCTCGGCCGGTGGGTCGTCGCCCGCAGCCGGGCACTCACCGCCGCCGCCCGTTCCTTCGGCGACGGCGGCCATTTCGCGGCTCCCGACGGCCCGGCGACCGCTGAACTGGCCGCACTCAGCCGCGAGTTGGCCACTACCAGTGCGAAGCTGACCGAGTCCCGCGACCGCGAGCGCGCCCTGGAGACATCGAGACGCGAACTCGTCGCCTGGATCTCGCACGACCTGCGCACTCCCCTCGCCGGTCTGCGCGCCATGTCCGAGGCCCTGGAGGACGGCGTTGCCGCCGACCCCCACCGCTACCTCCGCCAGATGCGCACCGAGGTCGAACGCCTCAACGGCATGGTCGGGGACCTCTTCGAGCTCTCCCGCATCCACGCCGGTGCGCTCGCCCTCTCCCCCTCCCGCATGTCGGTGTACGACCTTGTGGGCGACGCCCTCGCGGGAGCGGACGCTCTCGCCCGCGAGTACGGGGTGTGGCTGGTCGGTGACCGCGTCGAGCCGGTGCCGGTCGAGGTGGACGGCAAGGAGATGAGCCGAGTGCTGGGCAATCTGCTGGTCAACGCGATCCGCCGGACACCCTCCGACGGTACCGTCGCGGTCACCGCCGAGCGCTTCTCCGACGGAGTCGTCCTGTCCGTCACCGACGGCTGCGGCGGCATCCCCGAGGAGGACCTGCCGCGGGTCTTCGACACCGGCTGGCGCGGTACCCATGCCCGTACTCCTCCCGCCGGTGCGGGCCTCGGCCTGGCCATCGTCCGGGGCATCGTGGAAGCGCACCGGGGCCGGGCCGCCGTGCGCAACGTCCCCGGCGGCTGCCGCTTCGAAGTGACGCTTCCCCTGGCCGAGGCGTGA
- a CDS encoding response regulator transcription factor: MQQPHESPDSGHAPRGQGRTTRVLVVDDDPTVSEVVSGYLDRAGYQVDVAGDGHSALVRAAAHWPDLVVLDLMLPGMDGLEVCRRIRDRGPVPVIMLTARGDEGDRILGLEVGADDYVTKPFSPRELVLRVESVLRRTWPAVAARPVHAAGVTVDPAARRATKNGAELNLTLREFDLLAFLLRNHGRAYSREELMREVWGWDFGDMSTVTVHVRRLRGKLEDDPARPRLIQTVWGMGYRFDATPCEEAVRP, from the coding sequence ATGCAGCAGCCGCACGAATCCCCAGACTCCGGACATGCTCCACGTGGGCAGGGACGTACGACCCGCGTCCTCGTCGTGGACGACGACCCCACCGTCTCCGAGGTCGTCTCCGGCTATCTCGACCGCGCCGGGTACCAGGTGGACGTGGCCGGGGACGGTCACTCCGCGCTCGTGCGGGCCGCGGCGCACTGGCCGGACCTGGTGGTGCTCGACCTCATGCTGCCCGGCATGGACGGCCTGGAAGTGTGCCGCCGGATACGTGACCGGGGACCCGTGCCGGTCATCATGCTCACCGCCCGCGGCGACGAGGGCGACCGGATCCTGGGCCTGGAAGTGGGCGCCGACGACTACGTCACGAAGCCCTTCAGCCCCCGTGAGCTGGTCCTGAGGGTCGAGTCGGTACTGCGCCGGACCTGGCCCGCCGTCGCGGCTCGCCCCGTGCACGCGGCAGGCGTCACCGTCGACCCGGCAGCCCGCCGCGCCACCAAGAACGGCGCCGAGCTCAACCTCACACTCCGCGAGTTCGACCTCCTCGCCTTCCTCCTGCGCAACCACGGCCGCGCCTACAGCCGCGAAGAGCTGATGCGCGAGGTGTGGGGCTGGGACTTCGGAGACATGTCCACCGTCACCGTCCACGTCCGCCGGCTGCGGGGCAAGCTGGAGGACGACCCGGCCCGGCCCCGGCTGATCCAGACGGTGTGGGGAATGGGCTACCGCTTCGACGCCACGCCCTGCGAGGAGGCGGTCCGACCGTGA
- a CDS encoding molybdopterin-dependent oxidoreductase: MRDHRLPTSPGFWRSPLRSPWFTSVFGIVLLGGITVLFVTGLVSYAAYNPDLSPVNDKTPDKGLLGFYLFAWPTDPPWLYRLTQGVHVTLGIALIPVLLAKLWSVLPKLFTLPPVRSLAHALERISLLLLVGGALFEFTTGMLNIQLDYLFPGSFYPLHFYGAWVFFAAFVTHAVLRVPAAVRNLRHLRDEENELVSPDPAPPTVSRRGALAFVGGGSLLLLLTTAGRNFDGPLRATALLAPHGGPEPGSGPGGFQINKTAASRGISMAETSDEAWRLVVEGQGRRVRLSRAELLQLPLHSAALPIACVEGWSTSDQWWRGVRLRDLAALVGYESGAAPDVMVESLQQHGAFRRAALRDNQVRDPRSLLALFVNGEPLTPDHGYPARIIVPAAPGVLNTKWVARMTFGEL, from the coding sequence ATGCGCGACCATCGACTCCCCACCTCTCCCGGTTTCTGGCGCAGTCCGCTGCGCAGCCCCTGGTTCACCTCCGTGTTCGGTATCGTGCTGCTCGGCGGGATCACGGTGCTCTTCGTCACGGGCCTTGTGTCGTACGCCGCTTACAACCCGGATCTGTCGCCGGTGAACGACAAGACCCCGGACAAGGGCCTGCTCGGCTTCTACCTCTTCGCCTGGCCGACCGACCCGCCCTGGCTCTACCGGCTCACCCAGGGCGTCCACGTCACCCTGGGCATCGCGCTGATCCCCGTACTGCTGGCGAAGCTGTGGTCGGTCCTGCCAAAGCTGTTCACCCTGCCGCCCGTGCGATCCCTCGCGCATGCGCTGGAGCGGATCTCGCTGCTTCTGCTGGTCGGGGGCGCGCTGTTCGAGTTCACCACAGGCATGCTGAACATCCAGCTCGACTACCTCTTCCCCGGCTCCTTCTATCCGCTGCACTTCTACGGCGCCTGGGTGTTCTTCGCGGCGTTCGTGACGCACGCGGTGCTGCGGGTGCCTGCCGCGGTACGCAATCTGCGCCACCTGCGCGACGAGGAGAACGAGCTCGTCTCCCCGGACCCCGCCCCGCCCACCGTCTCGCGCCGCGGCGCCCTCGCCTTCGTCGGCGGCGGATCCCTGCTCCTGCTGCTCACGACGGCGGGCCGGAACTTCGACGGACCGCTGCGGGCAACGGCTCTGCTCGCGCCGCACGGCGGCCCCGAACCGGGTTCGGGACCCGGCGGTTTCCAGATCAACAAGACGGCCGCGTCGCGCGGGATCAGCATGGCCGAGACGAGTGACGAGGCGTGGCGGCTGGTCGTCGAGGGGCAGGGACGGAGGGTCCGGCTGAGCCGGGCAGAGCTGCTGCAACTCCCCCTGCACAGCGCGGCGTTGCCCATCGCGTGCGTGGAGGGCTGGTCGACGTCCGACCAGTGGTGGCGGGGTGTACGCCTGCGGGATCTGGCGGCGCTCGTCGGGTACGAGAGCGGCGCGGCGCCCGACGTCATGGTGGAGTCGCTCCAGCAGCACGGGGCGTTCCGCCGGGCTGCCTTGCGCGACAACCAGGTACGCGACCCGCGTTCCCTGCTCGCCCTGTTCGTCAACGGCGAGCCTCTCACCCCGGACCACGGCTACCCGGCGCGGATCATCGTCCCGGCGGCGCCCGGCGTGCTCAACACCAAGTGGGTGGCACGGATGACCTTCGGAGAACTGTGA
- a CDS encoding class I SAM-dependent methyltransferase, translating to MSTAHEITSPRAVARDRLAPVASMGAPLPWAADPYSEALATGRGPLFLRRADGWLLPLEVERWCARADAVDMDVLEHCEGAVLDVGCGPGRLVAELAARGRRVLGVDVSEAAVARTVRLGGQALQRSVFEPLPAEGRWDTVLLIDGNIGIGGDPTALLRRMSQLLGQKGLLVAETVPDSEVDERVTVHVVSITAGAHGTAGPPFPWARLGTSALLRLATRAGWRPERQWTTGGRSFVALRNRRDRSRSTTAEPPNSAAVIKSQRDRNSSPDRAVAER from the coding sequence ATGAGCACCGCACATGAGATCACGTCGCCGAGAGCGGTCGCCCGGGATCGACTGGCGCCTGTTGCGTCGATGGGCGCTCCGCTCCCTTGGGCTGCCGACCCCTACTCCGAGGCCCTCGCCACCGGCCGGGGGCCGCTCTTCCTACGTCGCGCCGACGGCTGGCTGCTTCCGCTGGAGGTGGAACGCTGGTGTGCCAGGGCCGACGCGGTGGACATGGATGTTCTGGAGCACTGTGAAGGCGCTGTACTCGATGTGGGGTGCGGTCCGGGGCGGCTCGTCGCCGAACTCGCGGCCCGGGGCCGGCGGGTGCTCGGCGTCGATGTGAGCGAAGCCGCCGTCGCCCGCACGGTGCGGCTCGGCGGCCAGGCTCTGCAACGCTCCGTCTTCGAGCCGCTCCCGGCCGAAGGACGTTGGGACACGGTCCTCCTCATCGACGGCAACATCGGCATCGGCGGCGACCCGACCGCCCTTCTCCGGCGGATGTCTCAACTCCTCGGCCAGAAAGGCCTGTTGGTCGCCGAGACGGTCCCGGACAGTGAGGTCGACGAACGCGTCACCGTCCACGTCGTGAGCATCACCGCCGGCGCTCACGGCACGGCCGGTCCGCCCTTCCCCTGGGCCCGTCTCGGCACATCGGCCCTGCTCCGGCTCGCGACACGTGCCGGCTGGCGCCCGGAGCGTCAGTGGACGACCGGCGGCCGCTCCTTCGTCGCCCTGCGCAACCGCAGGGACCGCAGCAGGAGCACCACCGCCGAGCCGCCGAACAGTGCCGCGGTGATCAAAAGCCAGCGGGACAGGAATTCGTCGCCGGACAGGGCGGTGGCGGAACGGTAG
- a CDS encoding TIGR04282 family arsenosugar biosynthesis glycosyltransferase codes for MTTLLVIAKEPRPGRVKTRLTPPFTPREAATLAEAALVDTLRTVAATPARRRVLVLDGAPGPWLPPGFDVVPQCAGGLDERLAVAFAGCDGPALLIGMDTPQVTPALLTVDFAGCDAYFGPAEDGGFWALGLAHPDPELLRGVPMSTPRTGAVQRERLAVAGLRVRELPRLRDVDTVGDAEAVAAAAPGSRFAAELGRLGAAAGR; via the coding sequence GTGACCACTCTCCTCGTCATCGCCAAGGAACCGCGGCCAGGACGGGTGAAGACCCGGCTCACCCCGCCGTTCACGCCTCGCGAAGCGGCGACGCTCGCCGAGGCGGCGCTCGTGGACACCCTGCGCACGGTGGCGGCCACACCCGCCCGGCGCCGCGTGCTGGTACTCGACGGCGCTCCCGGCCCTTGGCTCCCTCCCGGCTTCGACGTCGTCCCGCAGTGCGCGGGAGGTCTGGACGAGCGGCTGGCCGTCGCCTTCGCCGGCTGCGACGGGCCCGCGCTGCTCATCGGCATGGACACCCCCCAGGTGACGCCCGCACTGCTCACCGTCGACTTCGCCGGCTGCGACGCGTACTTCGGGCCGGCCGAGGACGGCGGCTTCTGGGCGCTGGGCCTCGCCCACCCGGACCCCGAGCTGCTGCGGGGTGTGCCGATGTCCACGCCCAGGACGGGTGCCGTGCAGCGTGAACGGCTCGCCGTCGCGGGCTTGCGCGTACGCGAGCTGCCCCGCCTGCGAGACGTGGACACCGTCGGCGACGCGGAGGCGGTGGCCGCGGCTGCGCCGGGAAGCCGCTTCGCCGCCGAACTGGGGCGTCTCGGGGCGGCTGCCGGCCGATGA
- a CDS encoding glycosyltransferase family 2 protein — protein MKAVTTSPATQSEAETTSATVDVVLPCLDEAEALPWVLARIPPTWRAIVVDNGSTDGSPELARDLGATVVRETRRGFGAACHAGLTAATADIVCFCDCDASLDPSLLVPFVREVRDGEADLVLGRRRPQGRGAWPVHARLGNVALARMLRRRTGLRLHDLGPLRAGRREQLLALELTDRRSGYPLQMVVHAADAGWRVVEHDVPYLPRTGASKVTGTWRGTWQAVRDMGRVLAEPPVPWAGAGADSFAVLPGGTAQ, from the coding sequence GTGAAAGCCGTGACGACTTCTCCAGCAACGCAATCGGAAGCGGAGACGACCTCGGCGACCGTCGACGTGGTGCTCCCCTGTCTGGATGAGGCCGAGGCCCTGCCCTGGGTCCTCGCCCGCATCCCGCCCACATGGCGCGCGATCGTGGTGGACAACGGATCCACGGACGGCTCGCCCGAACTGGCCCGCGACCTCGGCGCGACCGTCGTGCGTGAGACGCGTCGCGGCTTCGGCGCCGCCTGTCACGCCGGGCTGACCGCGGCCACCGCGGACATTGTGTGCTTCTGCGACTGCGACGCCTCCCTCGACCCGTCTCTGCTCGTGCCCTTCGTGCGCGAGGTGCGCGACGGTGAGGCCGACCTGGTGCTCGGGCGGCGCCGTCCCCAGGGCCGGGGCGCCTGGCCCGTGCACGCCCGGTTGGGCAACGTGGCGCTGGCACGGATGCTGCGTCGCCGCACGGGGCTGCGTCTGCACGATCTCGGTCCACTCCGTGCGGGCCGTCGTGAACAGTTGCTCGCCCTGGAACTCACGGACCGCCGCAGTGGCTACCCACTGCAGATGGTCGTGCACGCGGCCGACGCCGGCTGGCGTGTCGTCGAGCACGACGTGCCCTACCTGCCGCGCACCGGTGCCTCCAAGGTCACCGGTACCTGGCGCGGAACCTGGCAAGCGGTACGGGACATGGGCCGCGTCCTGGCCGAACCACCGGTGCCCTGGGCCGGGGCAGGTGCCGACTCATTCGCCGTACTCCCAGGAGGAACCGCTCAGTGA
- a CDS encoding NAD-dependent epimerase/dehydratase family protein: MRVLVTGGAGFIGCHVVEALTARGHEAVVFDLRDGQDVRDAEAVAAALPGVDAVCHQAAMVGLGKGFADAVEYVSRNDLGTAVLLSAMADAGVGRLVLAGSMVVYGEGSYGCERHGTVRPGPRAVADLAAGRFEPRCPRCEEPLTPGLVGEDAPVDPRNVYATTKLAQEHLASAWARSTGGSAVSLRYHNVYGPGMPRDTPYAGVASFFRSALARGEAPRVFEDGGQRRDFVHVRDVAAANVAALETESPAGALAAYNTGSGEPHTVGEMARALASAYGGPEPVVTGEYRLGDVRHITADSSRLRAELGWKAEVGFEEGMREFARAGLREE, from the coding sequence ATGCGAGTACTGGTCACCGGCGGAGCCGGGTTCATCGGGTGTCATGTCGTCGAAGCGCTGACCGCACGGGGGCACGAGGCGGTCGTGTTCGACCTTCGTGACGGCCAGGACGTACGCGACGCGGAGGCGGTCGCGGCCGCTCTGCCGGGTGTGGACGCCGTGTGCCATCAGGCGGCGATGGTGGGGCTTGGGAAGGGGTTTGCCGACGCGGTCGAGTACGTGTCGCGCAACGACCTCGGTACCGCGGTGCTGCTTTCCGCCATGGCCGACGCGGGGGTGGGGCGGCTCGTACTGGCCGGCTCGATGGTCGTGTACGGCGAGGGCTCGTACGGGTGTGAGCGGCACGGGACGGTACGACCCGGCCCCCGGGCCGTGGCCGATCTGGCCGCAGGGCGTTTCGAGCCCCGGTGCCCGCGGTGCGAGGAGCCGCTGACGCCGGGGCTGGTCGGCGAGGACGCTCCGGTCGATCCCCGGAACGTGTACGCGACGACCAAGCTGGCCCAGGAGCATCTGGCTTCGGCCTGGGCCCGGTCGACGGGCGGCTCGGCGGTTTCGCTGCGCTACCACAACGTGTACGGGCCGGGCATGCCACGCGACACCCCGTACGCGGGGGTCGCGTCCTTCTTCCGGTCCGCGCTCGCCCGCGGTGAGGCACCGCGTGTCTTCGAGGACGGCGGCCAGCGGCGGGACTTCGTCCACGTACGGGACGTGGCGGCGGCCAATGTGGCGGCGCTCGAGACCGAGTCCCCGGCCGGAGCGCTGGCGGCGTACAACACCGGCAGCGGGGAGCCCCACACGGTCGGCGAGATGGCGCGGGCGCTGGCGTCCGCGTACGGCGGACCCGAGCCCGTGGTGACGGGGGAGTACCGCCTGGGGGACGTACGGCACATCACGGCCGACTCCTCGCGGTTGCGGGCCGAACTGGGCTGGAAGGCCGAGGTCGGCTTCGAGGAGGGCATGAGGGAGTTCGCGAGAGCAGGGCTGCGCGAGGAGTAG
- a CDS encoding lactonase family protein translates to MSRHTRRRPKSQVRMTIAGAGILASAAVATTVAIASAGEVPRAHEDVTTKSARTGADHAVFVQGNELAGNTIHVFKRGEDGKLTTAGTYASGGKGGDQVDAPTDSLASQGSLVYDRGSHLLLAVNAGSGTVTSFRVEGQKLTNRRVVRSGGDFPSSIAVSGNLAYVMNAGGAGSVQGFRITPNGLEPLGGSYRSLGLKNDKVPLFSSSPGQVAFTPGGRELVVTTKSANTIEVFPMRRDGRPAHRPKVNDSAGGVPFAITFDKAGRMLVAEAEKSTVSTYKVLADGSLKVVQKPLANGQNTLCWLERAGDFFYGGNTGNSTVTGYRSDRRGRLALTNEVGIATPPSAMSQGVIDLAVTQDEKFLYVQNGTSGTVDGFRIGRNGSLTKVTTATGLPPFAESGMEGIAAV, encoded by the coding sequence GTGAGCAGGCACACCAGGCGCAGGCCGAAGTCGCAGGTCCGAATGACCATCGCCGGGGCCGGCATCCTCGCGTCGGCGGCGGTCGCGACCACGGTGGCCATCGCCTCGGCGGGCGAAGTCCCCCGCGCCCACGAGGACGTGACGACGAAGAGTGCCAGGACGGGAGCCGACCACGCCGTCTTCGTACAGGGCAACGAGCTCGCCGGAAACACCATCCACGTCTTCAAGCGCGGCGAGGACGGAAAGCTGACCACCGCGGGCACTTACGCATCCGGCGGCAAGGGCGGGGACCAGGTCGACGCGCCCACCGACTCCCTCGCCTCCCAGGGTTCACTCGTCTACGATCGCGGCTCGCATCTGCTGCTGGCGGTCAACGCGGGCAGCGGCACCGTGACCTCGTTCCGGGTCGAGGGACAGAAATTGACGAATCGTCGGGTGGTGCGCTCGGGTGGGGACTTCCCCTCGTCCATCGCGGTGTCCGGCAACCTCGCCTACGTCATGAACGCAGGAGGCGCGGGCAGCGTCCAGGGCTTCAGGATCACGCCCAACGGACTTGAGCCGCTGGGCGGTTCGTATCGCTCCCTGGGGCTGAAGAACGACAAGGTGCCGTTGTTCAGCAGCTCACCCGGCCAGGTCGCGTTCACGCCGGGGGGCCGTGAGCTGGTCGTCACCACGAAGTCCGCCAACACCATCGAGGTGTTCCCGATGCGACGCGACGGACGTCCCGCACACCGGCCGAAGGTGAACGACTCGGCCGGCGGCGTGCCGTTCGCGATCACCTTCGACAAGGCAGGCCGGATGCTGGTGGCCGAGGCCGAGAAGTCGACGGTCAGTACGTACAAGGTGCTCGCCGACGGCAGCCTCAAGGTCGTCCAGAAGCCCCTGGCCAACGGTCAGAACACGCTGTGCTGGCTGGAGCGCGCCGGCGACTTCTTCTACGGCGGCAACACCGGCAACTCGACCGTCACCGGCTACCGCAGCGACCGGCGCGGCAGGCTCGCGCTCACCAACGAGGTCGGCATCGCCACCCCGCCGTCGGCGATGTCCCAGGGGGTCATCGACCTGGCGGTGACGCAGGACGAGAAGTTCCTGTACGTGCAGAACGGGACCTCCGGCACCGTCGACGGCTTCCGCATCGGCAGGAACGGCTCCCTCACCAAGGTCACCACGGCCACCGGACTGCCCCCCTTCGCCGAGTCCGGCATGGAGGGCATAGCCGCGGTGTAA
- a CDS encoding glycosyltransferase family 2 protein — MTLPPPDVDVVLPCLNEAEALPWVLARIPDGWRALVVDNGSTDGSADIARALGATVVHESRRGFGAACHAGLSAATADVVCFCDCDASLDPTLLVPFVHEVRSGAADLVLGRRRPSGRGAWPVHARAGNLALARMLRSRTGLRLRDLGPLRAARREPLLALGLTDRRSGYPLQMVVRAADDGWRIAEHDVPYRPRTGASKVTGTWRGTWQAVRDMSRVLHETPTHAGGTVR, encoded by the coding sequence GTGACTCTCCCACCCCCGGACGTCGACGTCGTCCTCCCCTGCCTGAACGAAGCCGAGGCGCTGCCCTGGGTCCTCGCCCGGATCCCCGACGGCTGGCGTGCCCTCGTCGTCGACAACGGCTCCACCGACGGTTCGGCGGACATCGCCCGCGCGCTCGGCGCGACCGTCGTGCACGAGTCGCGCCGGGGCTTCGGCGCCGCGTGTCACGCGGGACTGAGCGCCGCCACCGCCGATGTCGTGTGCTTCTGCGACTGCGACGCCTCCCTGGACCCCACGCTGCTCGTGCCGTTCGTCCACGAGGTCCGCTCAGGCGCGGCCGACCTGGTCCTCGGCCGGCGCCGGCCGAGCGGCCGGGGCGCCTGGCCCGTGCACGCCCGCGCGGGCAACCTGGCGCTGGCGCGCATGCTGCGCAGCCGCACCGGGCTGCGCCTGCGCGACCTCGGACCGCTGCGTGCCGCCCGCCGCGAACCACTGCTCGCCCTCGGCCTCACCGACCGGCGCAGCGGCTACCCCCTTCAGATGGTGGTACGAGCCGCCGACGACGGCTGGCGGATCGCCGAGCACGACGTGCCGTACCGGCCGCGCACCGGCGCCTCGAAGGTGACCGGCACCTGGCGCGGCACCTGGCAGGCGGTACGCGACATGAGCCGCGTCCTGCACGAGACACCCACCCACGCAGGAGGAACCGTCCGATGA